In the genome of Verrucomicrobiia bacterium, the window AACAACCAACCCAGCAGTTTGATGCCTCGGTGCATAAAGAACCCAGCAGCAGTCAGCGCGCACCCGTAGAGCAGTATCCAAAAGACGGGCAAGCCCCAACCCTGCAGGAAATCCCATCCGGGGCATATCAAGGCCAGAAGCCCGGCCACCGAGCCGATAAACAGCGCAGGCAATAATGCCTGGGCGATGCGGCGCGTCGGAGGAGACCAAAACGGTTCGGACGCTCTAAAGGCCTGGCGTCGCATCAGCAGGAATGAGCCGATCAAGGCGGCGACCCCTACCGCAGCCCAATAACCAATGAAACCGCGAACGGAGGATATTTTCAAAAACCAGCCGAGCACGCCGCAAAAAACGCCCAGCACGCCGTTGAATATCATGATGGGGGCCAATGCCCGGCGGTAAACAGCCGAACGTTCCATCAAGGTGCGAATGACCTGGAGATGTTCTGCAGCCCAATGCGATTCCATTTGCGATGACTTTGCATTACAAAGTCCAAATTGTCAACCTTATCAGCCGCAAAAGAACGGTTTCTACGGGGATCATAGTGGGTAGAGATTGAGCTTTCCGCAGAAGAACAGGATACGAATCCGGTAGTTGTGAAAGTTGCGAAAGCCTCGGGCAGCGGACTTGAGACTCTGGATTTTCGAGTTCAGCCCCTCGGTTAC includes:
- a CDS encoding transposase gives rise to the protein VTEGLNSKIQSLKSAARGFRNFHNYRIRILFFCGKLNLYPL